A region of Paenibacillus sp. 37 DNA encodes the following proteins:
- a CDS encoding sulfite exporter TauE/SafE family protein: MDLLLFVIMFILGLVGSFFSGLLGIGGAIINYPLLLYVPSWMGLEPFSAHQVSSISMFQVFFGSLAGVVAFRRKVKTGRSGGAIVHRGLVLYMGSSILAGSLIGGFISGHLDGRVINLIYGILAIMAIVLMLIPGKGKLDTSAPLVFNRWIAAGTAFAVGIVSGIVGAGGAFILIPIMLTILNIPVRTTIASSLAIVFISAIGGVIGKITGGDIPMEPIIYTVIGSLLGASLGSRVSSMINVRVLRYALIVLIAITAVKVWSSIL, from the coding sequence ATGGATCTTCTGCTTTTTGTCATCATGTTTATACTGGGTCTGGTCGGTTCATTCTTCTCCGGTTTGTTGGGTATTGGTGGGGCCATTATCAATTATCCGCTGCTGTTATATGTTCCATCCTGGATGGGACTGGAGCCATTCTCAGCACATCAGGTATCTTCGATCAGTATGTTTCAAGTGTTTTTCGGTTCACTTGCAGGTGTGGTTGCATTCCGCAGAAAAGTAAAGACGGGTAGAAGTGGTGGGGCGATCGTTCACCGCGGTTTGGTGCTGTACATGGGCTCCAGCATTCTTGCTGGCAGTCTGATCGGCGGGTTCATATCCGGTCATCTGGACGGAAGGGTTATTAATCTGATCTATGGCATTCTGGCGATCATGGCGATTGTGCTTATGCTGATTCCCGGAAAAGGAAAGCTTGATACCTCAGCACCACTGGTGTTTAATCGATGGATTGCAGCAGGCACTGCTTTTGCAGTAGGCATTGTATCAGGAATTGTTGGTGCGGGTGGTGCCTTTATTCTTATTCCCATCATGCTGACGATTCTCAACATCCCCGTACGAACGACGATTGCTTCTTCACTGGCGATTGTATTTATCTCCGCTATTGGCGGCGTTATAGGGAAAATTACGGGTGGAGACATTCCGATGGAACCCATCATCTATACGGTGATCGGCAGTTTGCTCGGGGCATCCCTTGGTTCACGGGTTAGTTCGATGATCAATGTGAGGGTACTTCGATATGCATTAATCGTACTTATCGCCATCACAGCGGTCAAAGTCTGGTCATCCATTCTGTAA